In a genomic window of Streptomyces koelreuteriae:
- a CDS encoding sugar phosphate isomerase/epimerase family protein yields the protein MALALDRIRVGSAPDSWGVWFPDDPHQVPWVRFLDEVAEAGYSWIELGPYGYLPTDPARLTDEVTKRNLKVSAGTIFCGLHRGPSEWESTWEQVSNVAALTQAMDAKHLVVIPSFWRDDKTAEILEAPELTTEQWRNLTTGMERLGREVKDKYGLDIVVHPHADTHIDTEEHVEQFLDSTDSDVVNLCLDTGHYAYCGGDSVKLIETYGERIGYLHLKQVDPDILADVVKNEVPFGPAVQRGVMCEPPAGVPELGPVLTAAQKLGVDLFAIVEQDMYPCEPDKPLPIAVRTRKFLRSCGA from the coding sequence ATGGCCCTCGCGCTCGACCGCATCCGGGTCGGCTCCGCCCCCGACTCCTGGGGCGTCTGGTTCCCCGACGACCCCCATCAGGTGCCCTGGGTCCGCTTCCTCGACGAGGTCGCCGAAGCCGGCTACTCGTGGATCGAACTCGGCCCGTACGGCTACCTGCCGACCGACCCGGCCCGGCTCACCGACGAGGTGACCAAGCGGAACCTCAAGGTCTCCGCCGGCACCATCTTCTGCGGTCTGCACCGCGGCCCCTCCGAGTGGGAATCCACCTGGGAGCAGGTCAGCAACGTCGCCGCGCTCACCCAGGCGATGGACGCAAAGCACCTCGTCGTCATCCCCTCCTTCTGGCGGGACGACAAGACCGCCGAGATCCTGGAGGCGCCGGAGCTCACCACCGAGCAGTGGCGCAACCTCACCACGGGCATGGAGCGCCTCGGCCGTGAGGTGAAGGACAAGTACGGCCTGGACATCGTCGTCCACCCGCACGCCGACACCCACATCGACACCGAGGAGCACGTCGAGCAGTTCCTCGACTCGACCGACTCCGACGTGGTCAACCTCTGCCTGGACACCGGGCACTACGCCTACTGCGGCGGCGACAGCGTCAAGCTGATCGAGACGTACGGCGAGCGCATCGGCTACCTCCACCTCAAGCAGGTCGACCCGGACATCCTCGCCGACGTCGTCAAGAACGAGGTCCCGTTCGGTCCCGCCGTGCAGCGCGGCGTGATGTGCGAACCGCCCGCCGGCGTCCCCGAGCTGGGCCCGGTCCTGACGGCCGCGCAGAAGCTCGGCGTGGACCTCTTCGCCATCGTCGAGCAGGACATGTACCCCTGCGAGCCGGACAAGCCGCTGCCGATCGCGGTGCGCACCCGCAAGTTCCTGAGGTCCTGCGGCGCCTGA
- a CDS encoding ATP-binding cassette domain-containing protein: protein MTSEATATDEAAAKDAPLVELKGAGKSYGNIRALHGVDLTVHPGQVTCVLGDNGAGKSTLIKIISGLHQHTEGEFLVDGAPVRFSTPREALDKGIATVYQDLAVVPLMPVWRNFFLGSEITKGPWPVRRLDIDTMKKTADEELRNMGIVLDDMEQPIGTLSGGQRQCVAIARAVYFGARVLILDEPTAALGVKQSGVVLKYIAAAREKGLGVIFITHNPHHAYMVGDHFSVLRLGTMELSASRSEVSLEELTNHMAGGTELASLKHELAQVRGVDVEELPEAGELTAPVASSSEGKS from the coding sequence ATGACCAGCGAAGCAACCGCCACCGACGAGGCCGCCGCCAAGGACGCTCCCCTCGTCGAACTCAAGGGCGCCGGCAAGTCCTACGGCAACATCCGCGCCCTGCACGGCGTCGACCTCACCGTCCACCCCGGCCAGGTGACCTGCGTCCTCGGCGACAACGGCGCCGGCAAGTCCACCCTCATCAAGATCATCTCCGGGCTGCACCAGCACACCGAGGGCGAGTTCCTCGTCGACGGCGCCCCCGTGCGCTTCTCCACCCCGCGCGAGGCCCTCGACAAGGGCATCGCCACGGTGTACCAGGACCTCGCCGTCGTCCCGCTGATGCCGGTCTGGCGCAACTTCTTCCTCGGCTCCGAGATCACCAAGGGCCCCTGGCCCGTGCGCCGTCTCGACATCGACACGATGAAGAAGACCGCCGACGAGGAACTGCGCAACATGGGCATCGTCCTCGACGACATGGAGCAGCCCATCGGCACGCTCTCCGGCGGTCAGCGCCAGTGCGTGGCCATCGCCCGCGCCGTCTACTTCGGCGCCCGCGTCCTGATCCTCGACGAGCCGACCGCCGCCCTCGGCGTCAAGCAGTCCGGTGTCGTGCTGAAGTACATCGCCGCCGCCCGCGAGAAGGGCCTCGGCGTCATCTTCATCACCCACAACCCGCACCACGCCTACATGGTCGGCGACCACTTCAGCGTGCTGCGCCTCGGCACCATGGAACTGTCCGCCTCCCGCAGCGAGGTCAGCCTCGAAGAGCTGACCAACCACATGGCCGGCGGTACCGAACTGGCCTCCCTCAAGCACGAGTTGGCGCAAGTACGCGGCGTCGACGTCGAAGAGCTCCCCGAGGCGGGAGAACTCACCGCCCCCGTAGCCTCGTCTTCGGAAGGAAAGTCCTGA
- a CDS encoding ABC transporter permease, with protein sequence MSMTQQATPAVDTPPAPGRKQSDGRTRQRPLALRLLARPEVGVFLGAVAVLVFFLIAAPPVRDGSSMANILYQSSTIGIMALPVALLMIGGEFDLSAGVAVITSALTASMLSYQLTLNVWVGVIVALIVSLAIGAFNGWLLVKTGLPSFLVTLGTFLILQGVNLAVTKLVTGNVATDDISDMDGFTQAQKLFASSFEVGGVNVKITVVWWLVFAALATWVLLRTKYGNWIFAVGGNKHSARAVGVPVTFTKISLFMLVGFGAWFVGMHQLFSFNTVQSGEGVGIELIYIAAAVIGGCLLTGGYGSAIGPVFGAFMFGMVQQGIVYAGWNPDWFKAFLGVMLLGAVLINLWVQRTATRR encoded by the coding sequence ATGAGCATGACCCAGCAGGCCACGCCGGCGGTGGACACACCGCCGGCTCCCGGCCGAAAGCAGTCCGACGGCCGGACGCGACAGCGCCCGCTGGCACTGCGGCTGCTCGCCCGGCCCGAGGTCGGCGTCTTCCTCGGCGCCGTCGCCGTGCTCGTGTTCTTCCTGATCGCGGCGCCGCCGGTGCGCGATGGCAGCTCGATGGCCAACATCCTCTACCAGTCGTCGACCATCGGGATCATGGCCCTGCCCGTGGCCCTGCTGATGATCGGCGGCGAGTTCGACCTGTCGGCCGGTGTCGCCGTGATCACCTCGGCGCTGACCGCGTCGATGCTCAGCTACCAGCTGACCCTGAACGTCTGGGTGGGCGTGATCGTCGCCCTGATCGTGTCGCTCGCGATCGGCGCGTTCAACGGCTGGCTGCTGGTCAAGACCGGCCTGCCGAGCTTCCTGGTCACCCTGGGCACCTTCCTGATCCTCCAGGGCGTGAACCTCGCCGTCACCAAGCTGGTCACCGGGAACGTCGCCACCGACGACATCAGCGACATGGACGGCTTCACCCAGGCGCAGAAGCTCTTCGCCTCGTCCTTCGAGGTCGGCGGGGTCAACGTCAAGATCACCGTGGTGTGGTGGCTGGTCTTCGCGGCCCTGGCCACCTGGGTCCTGCTGCGCACCAAGTACGGCAACTGGATCTTCGCGGTCGGCGGCAACAAGCACTCCGCCCGGGCCGTCGGCGTCCCGGTGACCTTCACCAAGATCTCGCTGTTCATGCTGGTCGGCTTCGGCGCCTGGTTCGTCGGCATGCACCAGCTGTTCTCCTTCAACACCGTGCAGTCCGGCGAGGGCGTCGGTATCGAGCTCATCTACATCGCCGCCGCCGTCATCGGCGGCTGTCTGCTCACCGGTGGCTACGGCTCCGCGATCGGCCCGGTCTTCGGCGCCTTCATGTTCGGCATGGTGCAGCAGGGCATCGTCTACGCCGGCTGGAACCCCGACTGGTTCAAGGCATTCCTCGGCGTGATGCTCCTCGGCGCCGTCCTCATCAATCTGTGGGTCCAGCGCACGGCGACCCGGAGGTGA
- a CDS encoding sugar ABC transporter substrate-binding protein, with protein sequence MDRSSHPRSRRIAPVVAVAAAAALTLAGCSSSSGGKEAEEGAANASAGKATTPRMTVALVTHQAPGDTFWDTVRKGAEAAAAKDNIKLVYSADPNAGNQANLVQNAIDQKVDGIAVTLAKPDALKGVIGKAEKSGIPVVGLNSGLSDWKKLNMLEFFGQDESVAGEAFGKKLNEVGAKHALCVVQEQGNVGLTQRCDGVEETFDGKLDVQNVNGTDMPGVKSTITAKLKQDPSIDYVVTLGAPFALTAVQSIGDAGSKAKVATFDLNKDLIKSIKSDDIQFAVDQQPYLQGYLAVDGLWLYKNNGNYSGGGEQPVLTGPAFVDKSNVDKIGEFAAKGNR encoded by the coding sequence ATGGACCGCTCTTCTCACCCCCGCTCCCGCAGAATCGCGCCCGTCGTCGCCGTGGCCGCGGCAGCGGCCCTGACTCTCGCCGGCTGCTCCAGCAGTTCCGGGGGCAAGGAGGCCGAGGAAGGCGCAGCGAACGCCTCCGCCGGCAAGGCGACCACGCCGCGCATGACCGTCGCCCTCGTCACCCACCAGGCGCCCGGCGACACCTTCTGGGACACCGTCCGCAAGGGCGCCGAGGCCGCGGCCGCCAAGGACAACATCAAGCTCGTCTACTCCGCCGACCCGAACGCGGGCAACCAGGCCAACCTGGTCCAGAACGCGATCGACCAGAAGGTCGACGGCATCGCCGTCACCCTCGCCAAGCCGGACGCGCTCAAGGGCGTCATAGGCAAGGCCGAGAAGTCCGGCATACCCGTCGTCGGCCTCAACTCCGGCCTGAGCGACTGGAAGAAGCTCAACATGCTGGAGTTCTTCGGCCAGGACGAGTCCGTCGCCGGCGAGGCCTTCGGCAAGAAGCTCAACGAGGTCGGCGCCAAGCACGCCCTCTGTGTCGTCCAGGAGCAGGGCAACGTGGGTCTCACCCAGCGCTGCGACGGCGTGGAGGAGACCTTCGACGGCAAGCTCGACGTCCAGAACGTCAACGGCACCGACATGCCGGGCGTGAAGTCGACGATCACCGCCAAGCTCAAGCAGGACCCGTCCATCGACTACGTCGTCACGCTCGGCGCCCCCTTCGCGCTGACCGCCGTGCAGTCGATCGGCGACGCCGGCAGCAAGGCGAAGGTCGCCACCTTCGACCTCAACAAGGACCTCATCAAGTCCATCAAGAGCGACGACATCCAGTTCGCCGTCGACCAGCAGCCCTACCTCCAGGGGTACCTGGCCGTCGACGGTCTGTGGCTCTACAAGAACAACGGCAACTACAGCGGTGGCGGTGAGCAGCCCGTGCTGACCGGTCCGGCCTTCGTCGACAAGTCCAACGTCGACAAGATCGGGGAGTTCGCCGCGAAGGGCAACCGGTGA
- the iolC gene encoding 5-dehydro-2-deoxygluconokinase, with translation MAGPAQYFDLITMGRIGVDLYPLQTGVPLDRVETFGKFLGGSAANVSVAAARLGRRTAVITRTGDDPFGTYLHEELKSFGVDDRWVTPVEAYPTPITFCEIFPPDDFPLYFYRRPKAPDLEIGTDELDFFAIRGARIFWITGTGLSEEPSRSATLAALKARDKSGITVFDLDWRPMFWRDPDEARPYYREALSHATVAVGNLDECEIATGVREPQACAEALLEAGVELAVVKQGPKGVLAVHRDGTRAEVPPVPVEVVNGLGAGDAFGGSLCHGLLAGWDLEKIMRHANAAGALVASRLACSSAMPTESEVSGLLAEAPASSPSPSPSTSL, from the coding sequence ATGGCCGGGCCGGCACAGTATTTCGACTTGATCACGATGGGGCGCATCGGAGTCGACCTCTATCCCCTGCAGACCGGCGTCCCCCTGGACCGTGTGGAGACGTTCGGGAAATTCCTGGGAGGTTCGGCGGCCAATGTGTCGGTCGCGGCGGCCCGCCTGGGACGCCGTACGGCGGTGATCACCCGCACCGGAGACGACCCCTTCGGCACCTACCTGCACGAGGAGCTGAAGTCCTTCGGCGTCGACGACCGCTGGGTCACCCCCGTCGAGGCCTACCCCACGCCGATCACGTTCTGCGAGATCTTCCCGCCGGACGACTTCCCGCTGTACTTCTACCGCCGCCCCAAGGCCCCGGACCTGGAGATCGGCACCGACGAGCTGGACTTCTTCGCGATCCGCGGGGCCCGCATCTTCTGGATCACCGGCACCGGCCTGAGCGAGGAGCCGAGCCGCTCCGCCACGCTCGCCGCCCTCAAGGCCCGCGACAAGTCCGGCATCACCGTCTTCGACCTCGACTGGCGGCCCATGTTCTGGCGCGACCCCGACGAGGCCCGCCCGTACTACCGCGAGGCCCTCAGCCACGCCACCGTCGCGGTCGGCAACCTCGACGAGTGCGAGATCGCCACCGGCGTACGCGAACCGCAGGCCTGCGCGGAGGCGCTGCTGGAGGCGGGCGTGGAGCTGGCCGTCGTCAAGCAGGGCCCCAAGGGCGTGCTCGCCGTGCACCGCGACGGCACCCGGGCCGAGGTGCCGCCGGTGCCGGTCGAGGTGGTCAACGGCCTGGGCGCGGGCGACGCCTTCGGCGGCTCGCTCTGCCACGGTCTGCTCGCCGGCTGGGACCTGGAGAAGATCATGCGCCACGCCAACGCCGCCGGCGCCCTCGTCGCCTCCCGCCTCGCCTGCTCCTCCGCGATGCCGACGGAGTCCGAGGTTTCCGGCCTCCTCGCCGAGGCGCCGGCGTCATCGCCGTCGCCGTCGCCGAGCACGAGTCTCTGA
- a CDS encoding Cgl0159 family (beta/alpha)8-fold protein, whose amino-acid sequence MNIGIPDLTTVRARNPEAAAEAAARRVRRPLIGDSGRLMIVAADHPARGALGVGDRRLAMANRADLLERLCVALSRPGVDGVLATADILEDLLLLGVLENKVVMGSMNRGGLAGASFEMDDRFTGHRAEDIARLRFDAGKLLVRIDYDDPGSLTTLESTARAVDAMAAHRLPLFVEPFISRRVDGKVRNDLSAEAVTRSVAIASGLGGTSAYTWLKLPVTDDPDDMAEVLETSTLPVVLLGGEVGEDQEGAYERWRKSLRLPTVQGLVVGRSLLYPAEGSVEQAVDTAVGLL is encoded by the coding sequence TTGAACATCGGCATCCCCGACCTCACCACGGTCAGAGCCCGCAACCCCGAGGCGGCCGCCGAGGCGGCCGCCCGCCGGGTGCGCCGCCCGCTGATCGGCGACAGCGGCCGGCTGATGATCGTGGCCGCGGACCACCCGGCGCGCGGCGCCCTCGGGGTCGGCGACCGGCGCCTGGCCATGGCCAACCGCGCCGATCTGCTGGAGCGGCTGTGTGTCGCACTGTCGAGGCCCGGTGTCGACGGGGTGCTCGCCACCGCCGACATCCTGGAGGACCTGCTCCTGCTCGGGGTGCTGGAGAACAAGGTCGTCATGGGCTCGATGAACCGCGGCGGACTCGCCGGGGCCTCCTTCGAGATGGACGACCGCTTCACCGGCCACCGCGCCGAGGACATCGCCCGGCTCCGCTTCGACGCGGGCAAGCTCCTGGTGCGCATCGACTACGACGACCCGGGCTCGCTGACCACGCTGGAGTCCACGGCCCGTGCCGTCGACGCCATGGCCGCGCACCGGCTGCCCCTTTTCGTGGAGCCGTTCATCTCGCGGCGGGTCGACGGGAAGGTCCGCAACGACCTGTCCGCCGAAGCGGTCACCCGGTCCGTGGCCATCGCCTCGGGCCTGGGCGGCACCTCCGCCTACACCTGGCTGAAGCTGCCCGTCACCGACGACCCCGACGACATGGCCGAGGTGCTGGAGACCTCCACGCTGCCCGTGGTCCTGCTCGGCGGCGAGGTCGGCGAGGACCAGGAGGGCGCCTACGAACGCTGGCGCAAGTCCCTGCGTCTGCCCACCGTCCAGGGCCTGGTCGTCGGGCGTTCGCTGCTCTACCCGGCCGAGGGCAGCGTGGAACAGGCGGTGGACACGGCCGTCGGCCTGCTCTGA
- the iolB gene encoding 5-deoxy-glucuronate isomerase has product MTYHLPAGKALGGPYIVDITPEKAGWGHSSLRILELPPGGTHSFETGDSEWIVVPLSGGCTVAAADDFGRDTFELRGRRDVFSGVSDFAYVPRDARATVTSAAGGRFALTGARCERRLPARYGAASDVPVELRGTGNCSRQVNNFGAAGVFECDKLIAVEVITPGGNWSSFPPHKHDEHRPGEESVLEEIYYFEFAGHEGIPGLGYQRVSPSGPGRDTDVLAEVRDGDVVLIPDGWHGPSMATPGHHMYYLNVMAGPEAERAWLICDHPDHAWVRDTWPDQPVDPRLPLYTAPETSA; this is encoded by the coding sequence ATGACGTATCACCTTCCCGCGGGTAAGGCCCTCGGCGGCCCCTACATCGTCGACATCACGCCCGAGAAGGCCGGCTGGGGCCACTCCAGCCTGCGGATCCTGGAGCTGCCGCCGGGCGGCACGCACTCCTTCGAGACCGGCGACAGCGAGTGGATCGTCGTCCCGCTGAGCGGCGGCTGCACGGTCGCCGCGGCGGACGACTTCGGCCGGGACACCTTCGAACTCCGGGGCCGCCGGGACGTGTTCAGCGGCGTCAGCGACTTCGCCTATGTGCCGCGCGACGCGCGGGCGACCGTGACCTCCGCCGCCGGCGGGCGGTTCGCGCTGACCGGCGCGCGCTGCGAGCGCCGGCTGCCCGCCCGCTACGGAGCGGCCTCCGACGTGCCCGTGGAGCTGCGGGGCACCGGCAACTGCTCCCGGCAGGTCAACAACTTCGGCGCGGCGGGCGTGTTCGAGTGCGACAAGCTCATCGCGGTCGAGGTGATCACGCCGGGCGGCAACTGGTCGTCGTTCCCGCCGCACAAGCACGACGAGCACCGGCCGGGCGAGGAGTCCGTGCTGGAGGAGATCTACTACTTCGAGTTCGCCGGCCACGAGGGCATCCCCGGCCTCGGCTACCAGCGGGTCTCCCCCTCCGGCCCCGGCCGGGACACCGACGTGCTGGCCGAGGTCCGCGACGGCGACGTGGTCCTCATCCCGGACGGCTGGCACGGGCCCTCGATGGCGACCCCCGGCCACCACATGTACTACCTCAACGTCATGGCGGGCCCGGAGGCCGAGCGCGCCTGGCTGATCTGCGACCACCCCGACCACGCCTGGGTCCGCGACACCTGGCCGGACCAGCCGGTCGACCCCCGACTCCCCCTCTACACCGCCCCGGAGACCTCCGCATGA
- the iolD gene encoding 3D-(3,5/4)-trihydroxycyclohexane-1,2-dione acylhydrolase (decyclizing), producing the protein MNARTRRLTTAQALVRFLSAQYTERDGVRRRLIAGTWGIFGHGNVAGVGQALVEVGEDVMPFHQGRNEQSMVHAAVGYARQLNRLSAQAVTTSIGPGATNLVTGAALATINRLPVLLLPGDYFASHAPDPLLQQLEHPVEADVSVNDTLRPVSRYFDRITRPEALIPSALQAMRVLADPAETGAVTLALPQDVQAEAYDWPEEFFAERVWSVRRPAPDPVELTAAVEAIRSAERPLIVAGGGVHHSEAEQALKAFVEATGVPVASTQAGKGSLRHDHPSDLGGIGHTGTAVSDDLARTADLVIGVGTRYTDFTTASGTLFQNPEVRFLNVNITGFDAHKLAARTLVCDARSGLERLLEALTGHRVSEAYEAEYRSGKDRWDEIVEAVYRADDENAVPTQTQVLGALDAAVGDDDVVINAAGSLPGDLHKLWRSRSPRQYHLEYGYSCMGYEIPAGIGVQQAAPGTPVWALVGDGTYLMMPTEIVTAVQEGLPVNIVLIQNHGYASIGGLSQEIGGERFGTAYRFRAADGTFTGDPLPVDLAANAASLGMDVLRAKSVRELREALAAARASDRPTCVYVETDPAPTAPPAEAWWDVPVAETASREAAVEARERYERQVADRRRHL; encoded by the coding sequence ATGAACGCCCGCACCCGCCGACTGACGACCGCCCAGGCCCTGGTGCGGTTCCTGTCCGCCCAGTACACCGAGCGGGACGGCGTGCGGCGCCGGCTGATCGCCGGGACCTGGGGCATCTTCGGCCATGGCAACGTCGCCGGCGTCGGCCAGGCCCTCGTGGAAGTCGGCGAGGACGTCATGCCGTTCCACCAGGGCCGCAACGAACAGTCCATGGTGCACGCTGCGGTCGGCTACGCCCGGCAGCTGAACCGCCTGTCCGCGCAGGCGGTGACGACCTCGATCGGCCCGGGCGCCACCAACCTGGTCACCGGTGCCGCGCTGGCGACGATCAACCGGCTGCCGGTGCTGCTGCTGCCCGGTGACTACTTCGCCTCGCACGCCCCCGATCCGCTGCTCCAGCAGTTGGAGCACCCCGTCGAGGCGGATGTGTCGGTCAACGACACGCTGCGCCCGGTGTCGCGGTACTTCGACCGGATCACCCGCCCCGAGGCGCTGATCCCCTCGGCGCTCCAGGCCATGCGCGTGCTGGCCGACCCGGCCGAGACCGGCGCCGTCACCCTCGCCCTGCCGCAGGACGTGCAGGCGGAGGCGTACGACTGGCCGGAGGAGTTCTTCGCCGAGCGCGTCTGGTCCGTACGGCGTCCCGCGCCGGACCCGGTGGAGCTGACCGCTGCCGTCGAGGCGATCCGGTCGGCCGAGCGCCCGCTGATCGTGGCGGGCGGCGGCGTCCACCACAGCGAGGCCGAGCAGGCGCTGAAGGCGTTCGTGGAGGCCACGGGTGTCCCGGTCGCCTCCACCCAGGCCGGCAAGGGCTCGCTGCGCCACGACCACCCCTCCGACCTCGGCGGCATCGGCCACACCGGCACGGCGGTCAGCGACGATCTCGCCCGCACCGCCGACCTCGTGATCGGTGTCGGCACCCGCTACACCGACTTCACCACGGCCTCGGGCACGCTCTTCCAGAACCCCGAAGTGCGGTTCCTCAACGTCAACATCACCGGCTTCGACGCCCACAAGCTGGCGGCCCGCACGCTGGTCTGCGACGCGCGGTCGGGCCTGGAGCGGCTGCTGGAGGCGCTGACCGGCCACCGCGTGAGCGAGGCGTACGAGGCGGAGTACCGCTCCGGCAAGGACCGCTGGGACGAGATCGTCGAGGCCGTCTACCGCGCCGACGACGAGAACGCCGTGCCGACCCAGACGCAGGTGCTAGGGGCCCTGGACGCGGCCGTCGGCGACGACGACGTGGTGATCAACGCCGCCGGTTCGCTCCCCGGCGACCTGCACAAGCTGTGGCGCTCCCGCAGCCCGCGCCAGTACCACCTGGAGTACGGCTACTCCTGCATGGGCTACGAGATCCCGGCCGGCATCGGCGTCCAGCAGGCCGCCCCGGGCACCCCGGTCTGGGCGCTGGTCGGCGACGGCACCTATCTGATGATGCCGACGGAGATCGTCACGGCCGTCCAGGAGGGCCTGCCCGTCAACATCGTCCTCATCCAGAACCACGGCTACGCCTCCATCGGCGGTCTGTCGCAGGAGATCGGCGGCGAGCGCTTCGGCACGGCCTACCGCTTCCGGGCCGCCGACGGCACCTTCACCGGCGACCCGCTCCCGGTCGACCTGGCCGCCAACGCCGCCAGCCTCGGCATGGACGTGCTGCGCGCCAAGTCGGTGCGCGAGTTGCGCGAGGCTCTTGCCGCTGCCCGCGCCTCCGACCGGCCGACGTGCGTCTACGTCGAGACCGACCCGGCCCCGACGGCTCCCCCGGCCGAGGCCTGGTGGGACGTGCCGGTGGCCGAGACCGCCTCCCGCGAGGCCGCCGTGGAGGCCCGCGAGCGCTACGAGCGCCAGGTCGCCGATCGCCGCCGCCACCTCTGA
- a CDS encoding CoA-acylating methylmalonate-semialdehyde dehydrogenase, whose translation MNTITHWIDGKPVEGTSGRFGPVYNPATGAQEKQVAFATVDEVDAAVASSKAAFESWGESSLAKRTAILFKYRELLDAHRDEIAELITAEHGKVHSDAFGEVARGMEIVELACGIAVQLKGELSTQVSTRVDVASIRQPLGVVAGITPFNFPAMVPMWMFPLAIACGNTFVLKPSEKDPSASFKLAELASEAGLPDGVLNIVQGDKVAVDAILEHPDIEAVSFVGSTPIAKYIQLKAVEHGKRVQALGGAKNHMLVLPDADLELAADQAINAAYGSAGERCMAVSVVVAVGDIGDELVGKITERAKNLRIGPGNDPASEMGPLITREHRDKVASYVSSAAEQGAEVVVDGTGYSVEGHENGFFLGVSLLDRVPLTADAYRDEIFGPVLAVVRAETYEDAIKLINDSRWGNGTAIFTRDGGAARRFQLEVKAGMVGVNVPIPVPVGYHSFGGWKDSLFGDLHIYGNDGIAFYTQGKVITTRWPDPSDGGINLGFPSNS comes from the coding sequence ATGAACACCATCACCCACTGGATCGACGGCAAGCCCGTCGAGGGCACCTCCGGCCGCTTCGGCCCCGTGTACAACCCGGCCACCGGCGCCCAGGAAAAGCAGGTCGCCTTCGCGACCGTCGACGAGGTGGACGCCGCGGTCGCCTCATCCAAGGCCGCCTTCGAGTCCTGGGGCGAGTCCTCGCTCGCCAAGCGCACGGCGATCCTCTTCAAGTACCGCGAGCTGCTGGACGCCCACCGCGACGAGATCGCCGAGCTGATCACCGCCGAGCACGGCAAGGTGCACTCCGACGCGTTCGGCGAGGTCGCGCGCGGCATGGAGATCGTCGAACTCGCGTGCGGGATCGCCGTCCAGCTCAAGGGCGAGCTGTCCACCCAGGTCTCCACCCGGGTCGACGTGGCCTCGATCCGCCAGCCGCTGGGCGTGGTCGCGGGCATCACGCCGTTCAACTTCCCGGCGATGGTGCCGATGTGGATGTTCCCGCTGGCCATCGCCTGCGGCAACACCTTCGTGCTGAAGCCCTCGGAGAAGGACCCGTCGGCCTCCTTCAAGCTGGCCGAACTCGCCTCCGAGGCCGGGCTGCCCGACGGCGTGCTGAACATCGTGCAGGGCGACAAGGTCGCGGTGGACGCCATCCTGGAGCACCCGGACATCGAGGCGGTCTCCTTCGTCGGCTCGACCCCGATCGCCAAGTACATCCAGCTGAAGGCCGTCGAGCACGGCAAGCGCGTACAGGCCCTGGGCGGCGCCAAGAACCACATGCTGGTGCTGCCCGACGCGGACCTGGAGCTCGCCGCCGACCAGGCCATCAACGCGGCGTACGGTTCGGCGGGCGAGCGCTGCATGGCCGTGTCGGTCGTGGTCGCGGTCGGCGACATCGGTGACGAGCTGGTCGGCAAGATCACCGAGCGGGCGAAGAACCTGAGGATCGGCCCCGGCAACGACCCGGCGAGCGAGATGGGCCCGCTGATCACCCGCGAGCACCGCGACAAGGTCGCCTCGTACGTGTCCTCGGCCGCCGAGCAGGGCGCCGAGGTCGTCGTCGACGGCACCGGCTACTCGGTCGAGGGCCACGAGAACGGCTTCTTCCTCGGCGTCTCGCTGCTGGACCGGGTGCCGCTCACGGCGGACGCCTACCGGGACGAGATCTTCGGCCCGGTGCTGGCCGTGGTGCGCGCGGAGACGTACGAGGACGCCATCAAGCTGATCAACGACTCCCGCTGGGGCAACGGCACCGCGATCTTCACCCGGGACGGCGGCGCCGCCCGACGCTTCCAGCTGGAGGTCAAGGCGGGCATGGTCGGCGTCAATGTGCCGATCCCGGTCCCGGTCGGCTACCACTCCTTCGGCGGCTGGAAGGACTCGCTCTTCGGCGACCTGCACATCTACGGCAACGACGGCATCGCCTTCTACACCCAGGGCAAGGTCATCACCACCCGCTGGCCGGACCCGTCCGACGGCGGCATCAACCTCGGTTTCCCGAGCAACTCCTGA